Sequence from the Anaerolineales bacterium genome:
GAGCATCCTCCGCAAGGCCGAGCCGCTCAGCCAGGAGGACTGGGAGGTCCTGCGCGGGCATCCGGTCCACGCCCGCGACCTGCTGGCCTCCGTCAACTATCTGCGCCCGGCGATCGACATTCCCTACTGCCACCATGAGCGCTGGGACGGGACGGGGTATCCGCGCGGATTGAGCGGGACCCAGATCCCGTGGGCGGCGCGGATCTTTGCGGTGGTGGACGTCTGGGACGCCATGCGCTCCGCCCGGCCGTACCGACCGGCTTGGTCGGATTCGGACGCGCGCGACTACATCCACCGCCAAGCCGGCGGGCATTTCGATCCGAAGGTCGTGGAGGCTTTTTTTGAGGTGGTCGCCGGCGGATGAGCTTGCCCCGCCTTTTCCGAAAAAAAAACCAACCCCCGGATTTTCGGGGGTTGGTTTTTTTATTATATACCAGGGTGCTGAAAAAGGCGGGGGTTGTCAAAGGCCTTTTTCAGCACCCCGTTAAGCACCTTCGACGGTTTCCCAAAAAAAACGCTTCCCCCGGCGAAGGTCACGCCGGGGGCGGCGTGACAATGCCGAATACGGCGCAATGTTTCAACATCCGGACGGATCCGCCGATATGCGCGGAGGCCGGGCGGCGCCGGCGGCTTTAACTCGGCGCCTCGCCTTCAGCCGCCCCGGGTTTGCGCCGCGAGACCCGCGCGCGGGCGGATTCCACGGCCGCGTCGACCCGCTCGCGGCCTTCCTCGAAGGCTGTTTCGGCTTTGGTGCGAAGATCCGAAGCCGCATGCTCGGCCCGGCTCTTCAGTTCGATGCTGCGTTCACGGAGCATTTCGCGGGTTTCTTCGCCGCTTTGGGGAGCCAGCAGAAGCGCCACGCCGGCGCCCACCAAGCCGCCGATGACGAACCCCGCCAAGAAGGATCCCAGGTCGCTGTCGTTGTCAGCCATGATAGTTGCTCCTTTCTCCGGCGATGGAATAAATGAACGGGCCTATCCCTTGAAAGGCCGGCGGAAGACGCCCATCACTTCCAGGATGCGTTGGATCCCGGCCAGCGAGCTTTGCAGTTTCAGGACCGGTTCGACCACGGTTTCGTTGAGGAACAGCGTGGTCCCGCGCAGGGCGTCGAGCGTTTCGTTGGCGTTCTCGAGCATCGGGCGGATTTCCATTTCGATCAGCAGGATCAGCCGTGAAAGGTGGACCACCAGCACGATCAGCGCGACCCCCACCACCATGAACTCCAGCGCCAGCAGGATCAGAAACACGTCGCGCGCGGTGCGGGTCAGGGCTTCGTCCTGCGAAAGGAATGCCAGACCCGCCGCGGCGGCGACGAGCAGCGCCAGGAGGAGGCCGCCGTAAAGGAGCAACCGCGTGCGCAACCGACTTTTTCGGCGCGGGCGTTCTGTTTTCTCGGCCATGTGGTCATTATAACACCTTGCCTTCGGAGGCTGGGCTATAATGAAACCGGGCCGCATCCCGTCCGGCCGGGATGCCGCCTCATCCTCATCTTCCGCCGCAAAAGGTCTTCCTCGGCGGCGGAAAACGGAATCCGGAAGCGGGAGGGATTTTGGGATGACACCGCTCGAACCGATGCCCTCCGATGGGGCGCCGCCGTCCCCCTTGCGGCGCAGGCGCGCGCGTTCGCTGCTTCCGTTCGTCGGCCAGGAGGAGCGCGACCGGGCCCTGGACGACCTCGCCGAGCGGGCTTTCCCGCGCCTGGATTTTTTCCTGCTCACCCTGCTGGCCGCGTTCCTGATTGGCGTTTCGCAGGTCTTCTCCTCAACCGTTCTGCTGATCGCCGGTCTGGCCTGCGCCCCGGTGCTCAACCCGCTCGCCGGCGCCGCGCTCGGACTGGTCACCGGATCGTGGCGCTTCGCCGCGCGCAACCTGGCGGCGCTCATGCTGGCGTGGATTCTGGCCTTCGCCGCGGCTTGGACGGCGGCGTTCACCTTCTCGCTGTTCGGCGGGCCGGCTTTGGCGGTGCAGCCCGACGCGGCGGCGGCGCTGGCGGTGGTTGCGGCCGCGGCCCTGCTTACCTGGAGGTTCCTGCGCGGCGCGGCCGATGCCTGGATGCCGAACCTCGTCGTTTCTTACGGCTGCCTCGCTCCGCTTTGCGCCGCCGCCGTATCCGCCGCGGCCGGCAGCGGCGCCGATGCGCTCGCGGCCGGATTGGCCTGGGGGATTTATTCCAGCTTGGCGCTATTGGCTTCCACCGGCGCCTACCTCGCCTTCGCCTTCCGCCCCGCGGAGCGGGATGCGCGCGCTTACGCGGGGATGGCGGCCGCCGTCCTGCTGGGCGCGGCCCTGCTCTTGGCGTGGGCGCGGTGGGAGCCGCCCGCGGCGCGGCCTTCCGGCACGCCCGGGCCGATCCTGCTTCCCTCGGAAACCTCCACCCTTTCGTCCCTTCCCAGCCTCACCCTCTCGGCCACGGTTTCGCCCACCCCCACCCGCTCGCCGATCCCGAGCACTACCTTCACCCCCACCCCCACGCCGGTTCCGGCGGTCGTCCGCGGCACGGGTGGGCAGGGCGTCTACCTGCGCGATGCGCC
This genomic interval carries:
- a CDS encoding SH3 domain-containing protein, whose translation is MTPLEPMPSDGAPPSPLRRRRARSLLPFVGQEERDRALDDLAERAFPRLDFFLLTLLAAFLIGVSQVFSSTVLLIAGLACAPVLNPLAGAALGLVTGSWRFAARNLAALMLAWILAFAAAWTAAFTFSLFGGPALAVQPDAAAALAVVAAAALLTWRFLRGAADAWMPNLVVSYGCLAPLCAAAVSAAAGSGADALAAGLAWGIYSSLALLASTGAYLAFAFRPAERDARAYAGMAAAVLLGAALLLAWARWEPPAARPSGTPGPILLPSETSTLSSLPSLTLSATVSPTPTRSPIPSTTFTPTPTPVPAVVRGTGGQGVYLRDAPGLDGKKIASLQEGDVVEILGPAMEKDGTWWVPVRTASGETGWMAVEYCATVTPAASKAP
- a CDS encoding YtxH domain-containing protein; this translates as MADNDSDLGSFLAGFVIGGLVGAGVALLLAPQSGEETREMLRERSIELKSRAEHAASDLRTKAETAFEEGRERVDAAVESARARVSRRKPGAAEGEAPS